From Tripterygium wilfordii isolate XIE 37 chromosome 16, ASM1340144v1, whole genome shotgun sequence, one genomic window encodes:
- the LOC119981091 gene encoding mitochondrial proton/calcium exchanger protein — MASRAILRRKKIVSDYAYSSSCLIQSFQCLGRHPQPSVSHLHAYNSTLNRSVVDSSHVKEEGKNLMTLVGYLAKQNFGQIPYGTTLTGCGKVRLESSSPMGKTFMSLSIRNASTATAKQPDLGSGDEENEEAVAKKRKEASPEECDQAVEGLSTAKAKAKAKHLQESQKGAESIMQRIWATFLGIGPALRAVASMSREDWAKKLVHWKQEFVSTLHHYWLGFKLLGVDVRISSRLLLKLAGGKSLSRRERQQLTRTTADIFRLVPFAVFIIVPFMEFLLPVFLKLFPNMLPSTFQDKMKEQEALKRKLNARIQYAKFLQETVKEMAKEVQNSQSGEIKKTAKDLDEFFNRFRRGGGVSNEEILGFAKLFNDELTLDNINRPRLVNMCKYMGISPFGTDAYLRFMLRKRLQWIKQDDKLIQAEGVESLSEAELREDCRERGMLGLRSVEEMRQQLRDWLDLSLNHSVSSSLLILSRAFIVAGKLKPEEAVSATLSSLPDEVVDSVSIISLPSEDSVSERKRKLEYLEMQEELIKEEEEKEEKELSRVKESKIGEEDVALKEMTTPTTREAQEQAKERMLEKQEQLCELSRALAILASASSVSTERTEFLRLVNKEIELYNGMIEKEGTDGKTEALKAYIAAREEDDHAAEVAERDTVSSALREKVDGMLTNIEKEIDDVDAKIGDRWRLLDRDYDGKVTSEEVASAAMYLKKSLGNEGVQELISNLSKDRDGKILVEDIVRLGSRLDDDVHAAEEGSI, encoded by the exons ATGGCTTCTAGAGCTATTTTGAGAAGGAAGAAGATTGTTTCTGACTATGCGTATTCCTCAAGTTGCTTGATTCAAAGCTTCCAATGTCTAGGGCGTCACCCTCAACCATCTGTTTCACATTTGCATGCTTATAACTCTACTCTGAACCGCTCCGTTGTAGATTCTAGTCATGtcaaagaagaagggaaaaatCTGATGACATTGGTGGGGTATTTGGCAAAACAGAACTTTGGTCAAATACCTTATGGAACCACACTTACGGGTTGTGGCAAAGTAAGATTGGAAAGTTCTTCACCAATGGGCAAAACATTCATGTCACTATCTATTCGTAATGCCTCAACAGCTACTGCCAAGCAACCCGATTTAGGCAGTGGTGATGAGGAAAATGAAGAAGCGGTTGCTAAGAAGAGAAAGGAAGCATCTCCTGAAGAATGTGATCAAGCTGTTGAAGGTTTAAGCACTGCAAAAGCCAAAGCAAAAGCTAAACATTTGCAAGAATCTCAAAAGGGTGCTGAGTCCATTATGCAAAGGATATGGGCAACTTTTCTTGGAATCGGCCCTGCCTTAAGAGCAGTAGCTTCTATGAGCAG GGAAGATTGGGCCAAAAAACTTGTTCATTGGAAACAGGAATTTGTGTCTACGTTGCACCATTATTGGTTGGGTTTTAAACTATTAGGGGTTGATGTGAGGATCAGTTCCAGATTACTTTTAAAACTTGCAGGTGGGAAGAGTCTTTCGAGAAGGGAAAGGCAACAGCTAACTCGAACTACAGCTGATATATTTCGGCTAGTTCCTTTTGCTGTTTTTATCATTGTTCCATTCATGGAATTTTTGTTGCCGGTATTTCTGAAATTATTCCCCAATATGCTGCCATCAACTTTCCAAGACAAGATGAAAGAGCAG GAAGCGTTGAAAAGGAAACTAAATGCAAGAATACAGTATGCCAAGTTTCTTCAAGAAACTGTCAAAGAAATGGCAAAGGAAGTTCAAAACTCTCAAAGTGGTGAAATTAAGAAAACTGCGAAAGATCTTGACGAATTTTTTAATAGG TTTAGACGGGGAGGTGGTGTTTCTAATGAGGAGATTTTAGGCTTTGCTAAGTTGTTCAATGATGAACTTACTCTGGACAATATCAACAG GCCTCGGTTGGTGAATATGTGTAAATATATGGGAATCAGTCCTTTTGGAACAGATGCATACTTGCGTTTTATGCTTCGGAAAAGGCTGCAATG GATTAAGCAAGATGATAAATTAATTCAAGCAGAGGGTGTGGAGTCACTTTCAGAAGCTGAACTCCGTGAAGATTGCAGGGAGAGAGGTATGTTGGGATTGCGTTCAGTGGAGGAAATGCGACAACAG CTTCGTGATTGGTTGGATTTGTCTCTCAATCACTCTGTGTCGTCCTCCCTCTTGATCCTATCAAG GGCGTTCATTGTTGCTGGGAAACTGAAGCCTGAGGAAGCCGTCAGTGCTACCCTGTCTTCTTTACCGGATGAGGTTGTGGATAGTGTCAGCATTATATCTTTGCCATCCGAAGATTCTGTTtcggaaagaaaaaggaaattggaGTACCTTGAGATGCAGGAAGAACTTATCAAG gaagaagaagaaaaagaggaaaaagagcTTTCCAGGGTAAAAGAATCGAAAATTGGTGAAGAGGATGTGGCACTGAAAGAGATGACTACTCCAACAACAAGAGAAGCGCAAGAACAAGCCAAAGAAAGAATGTTGGAGAAGCAAGAGCAGCTCTGTGAACTCAGTCGTGCATTGGCTATTTTAGCATCAGCATCT TCAGTAAGTACGGAGCGCACAGAGTTCTTGAGGCTTGTCAATAAGGAG ATAGAACTTTACAATGGCATGATTGAGAAGGAGGGCACTGATGGTAAAACGGAGGCATTGAAGGCATATATAGCTGCCCGAGAGGAAGATGACCATGCTGCTGAAGTTGCAGAACGTGATACAGTTTCTTCAGCGCTTAGAGAAAAG GTTGACGGAATGCTGACAAATATTGAGAAGGAAATTGATGATGTTGATGCAAAAATAGGTGATCGTTGGAGACTACTTGACAG GGATTATGACGGGAAAGTTACTTCTGAGGAGGTAGCATCTGCTGCTATGTACTTGAAGAAATCATTAGGCAATGAAGGTGTTCAAGAACTCATAAGCAATCTTTCCAAAGATAGAG ATGGAAAGATTCTTGTTGAAGACATAGTCAGATTGGGTAGTCGGCTAGATGATGATGTCCATGCAGCCGAGGAAGGGAGTATTTAG
- the LOC119981092 gene encoding acetolactate synthase small subunit 2, chloroplastic-like has translation MAAMSSIQYAPVQALKPSSSPQSSRNLGSCWRTVDSTLTGSGLTVSKSTNYPQKKKLVVSASGKVDPKIADNGVFPAPATPRSKVRRHTISVFVGDESGMINRIAGVFARRGYNIESLAVGLNKDKALFTIVVSGTEKVLQQVMEQLQKLVNVLQVEDLSNEPQVERELMLIKVNADPEDRAEIMWLVDIFRAKIVDISEHSLTIEVTGDPGKMAAVQRNLSKFGIKEIARTGKIALRREKMGASAPFWRFSADTYPDLGEKRQEVASAVATRRAVISETDLSVGGDVYPVELSSDLTFNQVLDAHWGVLDDEDTSGLRSHTLSMLVNDVPGVLNIVTGVLSRRGYNIQSLAVGHAEAEGISRITTVVPATDESISRLVQQLYKLVDLHEVLDLTHMPFAERELMLVKIAVNAAARRDILDIASIFRAKAVDVSDHTITLELTGKLSKMVALQRLLEPYGICEVARTGRVALARESGVDSKYLRGYSFPF, from the exons ATGGCAGCTATGTCATCGATTCAATACGCGCCAGTTCAAGCCCTaaaaccttcttcttctccacagTCAAGTCGTAATTTAGGGTCTTGTTGGCGAACAGTTGATTCAACTCTGACAGGTTCGGGTTTAACAGTCTCAAAATCCACAAACTATCCGCAGAAGAAGAAACTGGTGGTCTCTGCAAGTGGCAAGGTCGACCCAAAGATCGCTGATAATGGCGTATTTCCTGCTCCTGCAACTCCTCGATCAAA GGTGAGACGGCACACCATTTCAGTGTTTGTTGGGGATGAAAGTGGAATGATAAACAGGATTGCTGGAGTCTTTGCTAGGAGGGGATACAACATTGAGTCCCTTGCTGTTGGTTTGAACAAGGACAAAGCACTTTTCACGATAGTTGTTTCTGGAACTGAAAAGGTCCTGCAACAAGTTATGGAGCAGCTTCAGAAGCTTGTGAATGTTTTGCAG GTTGAAGATCTTTCAAATGAGCCGCAGGTTGAGCGTGAGCTAATGCTTATAAAAGTCAATGCTGATCCAGAGGACCGTGCTGAG ATCATGTGGTTAGTGGACATCTTCAGAGCAAAAATTGTGGATATATCAGAACATTCATTGACAATTGAg GTGACTGGGGATCCAGGGAAGATGGCTGCGGTGCAAAGAAATTTAAGCAAGTTTGGAATCAAAGAAATTGCTAGAACTGGAAAG ATTGCCTTGAGAAGGGAAAAGATGGGTGCGTCTGCTCCATTTTGGCGGTTTTCTGCAGATACATATCCAGATCTTGGAGAAAAAAGGCAGGAAGTTGCTTCTGCAGTGGCTACAAGAAGAGCAGTCATCAGCGAAACTGATTTGTCTGTGGGG GGAGATGTTTATCCAGTGGAGTTGTCTAGTGACCTCACATTCAATCAAGTTCTTGATGCTCACTGGGGAGTTCTAGATGATGAAGAT ACAAGTGGACTTCGATCCCATACTTTGTCCATGCTCGTAAATGATGTTCCTGGAGTTCTTAACATTGTTACAGGTGTTCTTTCTCGAAGGGGTTATAACATTCAG AGTTTGGCTGTTGGACATGCAGAAGCTGAGGGGATTTCTCGCATTACAACTGTGGTGCCTGCTACAGATGAATCAATCAGCAGATTGGTGCAGCAACTTTATAAGCTGGTAGATCTTCATGAG GTCCTGGATCTTACACACATGCCATTTGCTGAACGAGAGTTGATGCTTGTAAAAATTGCTGTAAATGCTGCTGCTCGTCGGGATATCCTCGACATTGCCAGCATTTTTAGGGCAAAAGCGGTGGATGTATCTGACCACACAATCACTCTTGAG CTCACAGGAAAATTGAGCAAGATGGTTGCACTACAAAGATTGTTGGAACCCTATGGAATTTGCGAG
- the LOC119981096 gene encoding stearoyl-[acyl-carrier-protein] 9-desaturase, chloroplastic-like codes for MPPEKVEIFKSMEGWARDNILSLLKPPQKSWQPQDFLPDAASDGFMEQISELRERASQIPDDYFVVLVGDMITEEALPSYQTRLSSCDIFKDETGIDNTPWAIWTRAWSAEENRHGDLLNKYLYLSGRVDMKQIETTIQHLIGSGMDVGVGTNPYLAITYTSFQERATFVSHGNTAKLAMKYGDTKLAQICGTIASDEKRHETAYTKIIGKLFELDPNETVMAFSYMMRKSISMPAHLMSDGCDENLFLHFTSMASRTGVYTAMDYIDILEHLIAKWNVEKLLGLSDEGRRAQDYVCELAPRLKRLAERAQGKVKETPTIPFSWIFGRKV; via the exons ATGCCGCCTGAGAAGGTTGAGATCTTCAAATCCATGGAGGGTTGGGCTAGAGACAACATTTTATCCCTATTAAAACCACCCCAGAAATCATGGCAACCACAGGATTTCCTGCCGGATGCTGCCTCAGATGGATTCATGGAGCAAATCAGCGAGTTGAGGGAGAGAGCAAGCCAAATTCCCGATGACTATTTCGTGGTCTTGGTAGGCGATATGATCACAGAAGAGGCCCTGCCAAGTTACCAAACACGTCTAAGTAGTTGTGATATATTTAAGGATGAAACAGGTATAGATAACACACCTTGGGCAATCTGGACTAGGGCATGGAGTGCTGAAGAAAATAGGCACGGAGATCTTCTCAATAAATACCTCTATCTTTCAGGACGAGTAGACATGAAACAAATTGAAACCACAATTCAGCACCTAATTGGGTCCGGAATG GATGTTGGAGTGGGAACAAATCCCTATCTGGCTATCACCTACACATCATTTCAAGAGAGAGCAACATTTGTTTCCCATGGCAACACAGCCAAGCTAGCAATGAAGTACGGAGACACAAAGCTAGCTCAAATATGTGGCACAATTGCCTCAGATGAGAAGCGCCACGAAACTGCTTATACCAAGATCATAGGGAAGCTTTTCGAGCTCGATCCTAATGAAACTGTGATGGCATTTTCTTATATGATGAGAAAGTCAATCTCAATGCCAGCACACTTGATGAGCGATGGATGTGATGAGAATCTATTTCTGCACTTCACAAGCATGGCTTCGCGAACTGGTGTCTACACAGCTATGGATTATATTGACATATTGGAGCATTTGATAGCTAAATGGAATGTGGAGAAGCTGTTGGGATTATCAGATGAGGGTAGAAGAGCTCAAGACTACGTTTGTGAGTTAGCCCCAAGGCTTAAAAGGCTAGCAGAGAGGGCTCAAGGGAAGGTTAAGGAAACACCAACCATACCTTTCAGCTGGATATTTGGTAGAAAAGTATAG